In the Gemmatimonadota bacterium genome, one interval contains:
- the truA gene encoding tRNA pseudouridine(38-40) synthase TruA — MRTLQLVLHYDGTAFSGWQVQPSRRTVQGEVERVLARLCGDRIVAQGAGRTDAGVHARGQAVGVRVPDKWSAPELRRAMNALLPDDVWVAAAHEMRPEFHARHSAMSRRYAYFVGTDDDVHSPFRRRTEWAMRHPLDRGALDAAAREIVGDHCFIAFAVRGTAPDHDHHRCIVTDACWSDRPGGLTFHVEANRFLHHMVRFLMATMVDIAAGRRPASDVATLLADTTNDAVSAPAPAHALFLERVTYPPELYLAST, encoded by the coding sequence GTGCGCACCCTGCAGCTTGTGCTGCACTACGACGGAACCGCCTTTTCCGGGTGGCAAGTCCAGCCCTCACGGCGGACTGTCCAGGGGGAAGTCGAGCGGGTGCTCGCCAGGTTGTGCGGCGATCGAATCGTGGCCCAGGGGGCCGGTCGTACCGACGCGGGCGTTCACGCGCGCGGGCAGGCGGTCGGTGTACGAGTGCCGGACAAGTGGAGCGCGCCCGAGCTGCGCCGCGCCATGAACGCACTCCTCCCCGACGACGTGTGGGTAGCGGCGGCGCATGAAATGCGCCCCGAATTCCATGCACGACACAGCGCCATGTCCCGTCGGTATGCGTACTTTGTCGGAACGGACGATGACGTGCATTCACCGTTCCGGCGTCGCACCGAATGGGCGATGCGACACCCGCTCGACCGCGGTGCGCTCGACGCCGCCGCCAGGGAGATCGTGGGCGACCACTGCTTCATCGCCTTCGCCGTTCGCGGAACCGCCCCTGACCACGATCACCATCGCTGCATCGTGACCGACGCCTGCTGGAGCGACCGCCCGGGGGGCCTCACGTTTCACGTCGAGGCGAATCGCTTCCTGCACCACATGGTGCGGTTCCTCATGGCGACCATGGTCGACATCGCCGCCGGGCGGCGCCCGGCGTCGGACGTGGCCACCCTGCTCGCCGACACGACCAACGACGCCGTCTCTGCCCCCGCACCGGCCCACGCGCTCTTCCTCGAGCGCGTGACCTATCCGCCCGAGTTGTACCTCGCCAGCACATGA
- a CDS encoding GAF domain-containing protein, translating into MSIKSLPSLAHALSVAPDLDAALVALGEALAESDRSAIVSVFRYDGRRDMLRERLTPVAERVVRSTVDTTVDHLPPAARAMVTNGGQFVDLGDRSVEYARLLGLTPFADGGILSLRGLTTDGELSGMLGLYEQRRMFGTRTSERFAPAVALFELAYARYGEREARDEAVRTLEDVTQRVHGEYIRKLGVLESELGKARGAASQLNAADAERLLHLERDIAAAQEEGRRAVRKSSSLEQQLTAAVAQLEQAHIELHRRNESLRQKTRTLYLIERSLRIDNTTKDDPRGLVDGLLALVGDDMQAQRCSLMLRAPEPDTLYLAAARGLAPNIVLGQRIPNGKGVAGIVAMSREPLLVQDAAEADRHPLLRDQYLTTGSFISFPLIYCDELIGVVNLTNRAKRGVFVEEDVERVSLLALVIALIAANANLPERLLGEIGGE; encoded by the coding sequence ATGTCGATCAAAAGCCTACCTTCGCTCGCGCACGCGCTGAGTGTCGCCCCCGACCTGGACGCGGCACTTGTCGCGCTCGGGGAGGCGCTCGCCGAGTCCGATCGGTCGGCCATCGTCTCCGTCTTTCGGTACGACGGACGGCGCGACATGCTCCGCGAACGCCTGACGCCGGTCGCCGAGCGCGTCGTCCGCTCGACGGTCGACACCACGGTCGACCACCTCCCCCCGGCGGCCCGGGCGATGGTTACGAACGGTGGCCAGTTCGTCGACCTCGGCGACCGGTCGGTCGAGTACGCACGGCTGCTTGGCCTCACTCCCTTCGCCGACGGCGGCATCCTGTCGCTGCGCGGCCTAACGACCGACGGCGAACTCTCGGGGATGCTGGGGCTGTATGAGCAGCGGCGCATGTTCGGGACGCGGACGAGCGAGCGATTCGCCCCCGCGGTCGCCCTCTTCGAGCTAGCCTACGCGCGGTACGGCGAGCGTGAGGCGCGGGACGAGGCGGTGCGAACGCTCGAGGACGTGACGCAGCGCGTGCACGGCGAGTACATCCGGAAGTTGGGCGTGCTCGAGTCGGAATTGGGGAAGGCGCGTGGGGCGGCGTCGCAGCTCAATGCCGCGGACGCCGAACGCCTGTTGCACCTGGAGCGCGACATCGCCGCCGCGCAGGAGGAGGGACGGCGCGCGGTGCGCAAGTCGTCGTCGCTCGAGCAGCAGCTCACGGCCGCCGTCGCGCAGCTCGAGCAGGCGCACATCGAACTGCATCGACGCAACGAGTCGCTGCGGCAGAAAACGCGGACGCTCTACCTCATCGAGCGGTCCCTGCGCATCGACAACACCACCAAGGACGACCCGCGGGGCCTCGTCGACGGCCTCCTCGCGCTGGTGGGCGACGACATGCAGGCGCAGCGCTGCTCGCTCATGCTGCGCGCCCCCGAACCCGACACGCTCTACCTGGCCGCCGCGCGCGGGCTCGCCCCCAACATCGTCCTCGGCCAGCGCATCCCGAACGGCAAGGGGGTGGCCGGGATCGTGGCCATGTCGCGCGAACCGCTCCTCGTGCAGGACGCGGCCGAAGCCGACCGTCACCCGCTCCTCCGCGACCAGTATCTCACGACGGGGTCGTTCATCTCGTTCCCGCTCATCTACTGCGATGAGCTGATCGGCGTCGTGAACCTCACCAACCGCGCCAAGCGCGGCGTCTTCGTGGAAGAAGACGTGGAGCGCGTCTCGCTTCTCGCGCTGGTGATCGCCCTCATCGCGGCCAACGCCAACCTCCCGGAGCGACTGCTGGGGGAGATCGGTGGCGAGTAA
- the trpD gene encoding anthranilate phosphoribosyltransferase, giving the protein MASNALQQAIRRLAFGESLDAASAADAFGVIMRGEATPAQVAALLMALRVKGETVDEVAGAASALREAMVRLPSERPDDLVDTCGTGGGTITTFNISTAAGLLAAGLGVRVAKHGNRSFTSQCGSADVLEALGVPLDAPPAVMERSLREAGIVFMFAPSMHPAMRHVGPVRRELAVPTVMNIVGPLANPASAGRQVLGVAETQRMGLLAGALAALGTRHALIVHGAPGMDEFSPLGPTRVMEVRGAETREWTVEPSAYGFGPFAPEALAGGTPAENARIVRDVLGGAGNSASTAAVILNAAAALLVGGVVEDFGDGVELARRGIREGAGLSALERLKLAYAQGAP; this is encoded by the coding sequence GTGGCGAGTAACGCGCTCCAACAGGCGATCCGTCGCCTGGCCTTCGGAGAGTCGCTCGATGCCGCCAGTGCGGCCGACGCATTTGGCGTGATCATGCGTGGAGAGGCGACGCCGGCGCAGGTGGCGGCGCTCCTCATGGCGCTGCGAGTGAAGGGGGAGACCGTCGACGAGGTGGCGGGCGCGGCCAGCGCACTCCGCGAGGCGATGGTGCGCCTTCCATCCGAACGCCCCGACGATCTCGTCGACACCTGCGGAACGGGCGGCGGGACGATCACCACGTTCAATATCTCGACCGCGGCCGGTCTCCTCGCGGCGGGGTTGGGTGTTCGCGTCGCCAAGCATGGCAATCGCTCGTTCACCTCGCAGTGCGGAAGCGCGGATGTGCTGGAGGCGCTTGGAGTGCCGCTGGACGCGCCGCCGGCCGTGATGGAGCGCTCGCTGCGCGAGGCGGGGATCGTCTTCATGTTCGCTCCCAGCATGCACCCGGCGATGCGCCACGTGGGACCGGTCCGGCGTGAACTGGCGGTTCCCACGGTGATGAACATCGTGGGGCCGCTCGCCAATCCGGCGTCGGCGGGACGTCAGGTGCTGGGCGTCGCCGAGACCCAGCGCATGGGGCTCCTGGCCGGCGCGCTGGCCGCGCTCGGGACTCGGCACGCGCTCATCGTTCACGGCGCGCCCGGGATGGACGAGTTCTCCCCGCTCGGACCGACACGGGTGATGGAAGTCCGCGGCGCCGAGACGCGCGAATGGACGGTGGAGCCCTCGGCCTACGGCTTTGGTCCGTTCGCGCCTGAAGCGCTGGCGGGGGGAACGCCGGCGGAGAACGCCCGCATCGTACGCGACGTGTTGGGCGGTGCGGGGAACTCGGCTTCGACGGCGGCGGTGATCCTGAATGCCGCGGCGGCGCTCCTGGTGGGCGGCGTCGTGGAGGACTTCGGCGACGGAGTGGAACTCGCGCGTCGCGGAATACGCGAGGGAGCAGGGCTTTCGGCGCTGGAGCGACTCAAGCTGGCGTACGCCCAGGGCGCCCCGTAA